A genomic window from Nicotiana sylvestris chromosome 11, ASM39365v2, whole genome shotgun sequence includes:
- the LOC104227081 gene encoding two-component response regulator-like APRR5, protein MYGYNNHMENTSSYVYTHFPTSQTMPLVSLPPPLAIPSVNNIEYDSLSPLKSEVGYNSSSCSSYGSPSSVTSYGIHDPSNLIQRSISSHSLLKNNMEGFCPLISSPTGFLDSETTSVRKVLSTGDLQVMHLLQHNHRSESSLSSESNSIIEGMNKASRYSPEEKKERIERYRSKRNQRNFNKKIKYECRKTLADSRPRIRGRFARNDEIMERTPQNEYWTQSRLEEGEEDDENWIGFLDAFSANLIP, encoded by the exons ATGTACGGATACAACAATCATATGGAAAACACATCTAGTTATGTGTATACACATTTTCCAACTTCACAGACTATGCCACTGGTCTCTTTACCACCACCTTTGGCCATACCCTCTGTGAATAATATTGAATATGACTCATTATCTCCATTGAAGTCCGAGGTTGGTTATAACAGTAGTAGTTGTAGTAGCTATGGTTCTCCTAGTTCAGTTACAAGTTATGGAATACATGATCCAAGTAATTTGATTCAAAGAAGCATAAGCAGTCACTCACTTCTCAAGAATAATATGGAGGGCTTTTGTCCACTGATTTCTTCACCAACTGGTTTTCTTGACTCAGAAACTACTTCTGTGAGAAAAGTTTTAAGCACCGGCGATTTGCAG GTAATGCACCTATTGCAACATAATCACCGGTCAGAAAGCAGTTTGTCCAGTGAGAGTAACAGCATAATTGAAGGAATGAATAAAGCTAGCAGATACAGTCCTGAAGAGAAGAAAGAGCGGATTGAGAGATACAGAAGCAAGCGAAATCAAAGGAATTTTAATAAAAAGATTAAG TATGAGTGCAGGAAGACTTTAGCAGATAGTAGACCTCGCATAAGAGGAAGGTTTGCAAGAAATGATGAAATAATGGAGAGGACTCCTCAGAACGAATATTGGACTCAATCAAGGTTAGAGGAAGGCGAAGAAGATGATGAGAACTGGATTGGATTTCTTGATGCTTTTTCAGCAAACCTTATTCcataa